In Brevibacterium zhoupengii, the following are encoded in one genomic region:
- a CDS encoding amidohydrolase family protein — translation MTQLRALHQAPTLLVPEQVLLPEGPQRDHAILIADGRIAAVGPLESVAAEAPADVSRIDLPGRLLMPGFIDAHHHLTQSFGKSLVFGEPSEIFQRVWVPMEANMDAEAIDVATRLAAWESLRGGFTTVADAGTRASVDVSAIADVTAEVGLRCVLGVICNDLGGGTKTAEVAEVVAAAERHLNRWDAESLVHPSLAVSIPEVASDEALIAVTRLAREAGVPFQTHLNEHLAAVERSLITSRERPLERLARLGALGPELLAAHATLLTPREIRLLADSGGAVAYSPVASSWKGNAVSPALLMHELGMRVGLGTDGTRSDAFRLLDAAETAQRLTAGMDVGDSSSGGGWTWLEQGLRGGADAVGLAGKVGEIAPGALADLLVIDLDVPEFVPSWDVPWELVRIANRDQIEAVIVDGRLRLEKGWPVDWDGRAFLERAREVSHRVVADSPITRIDPSASEHRAAWMSEHRP, via the coding sequence ATGACTCAGCTGCGCGCTCTGCACCAGGCCCCGACGCTGCTCGTTCCCGAACAGGTCCTCCTCCCCGAAGGTCCCCAGCGCGATCACGCGATCCTCATAGCCGACGGACGCATCGCCGCAGTCGGACCGCTCGAATCGGTGGCTGCTGAAGCGCCCGCCGATGTCTCCCGCATTGATCTGCCTGGCCGTCTCCTCATGCCCGGTTTCATCGACGCGCATCATCACCTCACGCAGTCCTTCGGCAAGTCACTCGTCTTCGGCGAACCCTCCGAGATCTTCCAGCGCGTGTGGGTGCCGATGGAGGCGAACATGGACGCCGAGGCCATCGACGTCGCCACCCGCCTGGCGGCATGGGAATCCCTGCGCGGGGGCTTCACGACAGTCGCCGATGCCGGCACCCGCGCCAGCGTCGACGTCTCCGCGATCGCCGATGTCACCGCCGAGGTGGGACTGCGCTGCGTCCTCGGCGTGATCTGCAATGACCTCGGCGGGGGGACGAAGACCGCTGAGGTCGCCGAGGTGGTCGCCGCCGCCGAACGCCACCTGAACAGGTGGGACGCCGAGAGTCTCGTCCACCCATCCCTGGCCGTCTCGATCCCCGAGGTTGCTTCGGACGAGGCCCTGATCGCGGTCACGCGGCTGGCACGCGAGGCCGGAGTCCCCTTCCAGACCCACCTCAACGAACATCTCGCCGCGGTCGAACGGTCCCTCATCACAAGCCGGGAGCGTCCACTGGAGCGCCTGGCCCGCCTCGGCGCGCTGGGTCCAGAACTGCTGGCCGCGCACGCCACCCTTCTGACTCCACGCGAGATCCGGCTCCTGGCCGACAGCGGAGGAGCCGTCGCCTACAGCCCGGTGGCGAGTTCCTGGAAGGGCAATGCCGTCTCCCCGGCTCTGCTCATGCACGAACTGGGAATGCGCGTCGGCCTGGGCACAGATGGCACCCGCTCCGACGCCTTCCGCCTCCTCGATGCGGCCGAGACCGCGCAGCGACTGACCGCAGGCATGGATGTCGGGGATTCCTCGAGCGGCGGCGGCTGGACCTGGCTCGAGCAGGGACTGCGCGGGGGAGCCGACGCAGTTGGACTGGCCGGAAAGGTCGGAGAGATCGCGCCCGGAGCATTGGCGGACCTGCTGGTCATCGACCTCGACGTTCCCGAATTCGTGCCCTCCTGGGATGTGCCCTGGGAGCTCGTGCGCATCGCCAATCGCGACCAGATCGAGGCCGTGATCGTCGACGGCAGACTCCGGCTCGAGAAGGGGTGGCCCGTCGACTGGGACGGACGTGCCTTCCTTGAACGTGCCCGCGAGGTCTCACACCGCGTCGTCGCCGATTCTCCGATCACCCGCATCGACCCGTCGGCAAGTGAACATCGCGCCGCGTGGATGAGCGAGCACCGCCCGTGA
- a CDS encoding acyclic terpene utilization AtuA family protein, with translation MGAGAGFAGDRLDPAIALAEHGKLDFLVFELLGERTVAAAQRRERETADTGFDPTLVERIRSVAGHCFANGTRIVTNGGAANPRAAAHAVAEVVRELDINLPVAYVTGDDVLGIVNDEDPLTWETGQPASASDGELISANAYLGAEPIRRALDSGARIVITGRVADPSLYVGALAHYFGWDHGDADLIGRATVIGHLLECAGQVTGGYFADPVTKPVAGLARLGFPFADVDADAQALLSKLKGSGGEVTTRTCTEQLLYEVADPSAYITPDVIADFSRVSFEEVGDDQVRVSGGTGSPRPRDLKVTLGYNSGWQGEGQISYSGLRSKERAELAAAIVLERLEDLYDVDPESVFVEYIGMAAAFRGLVKVDDPAEVRLRIVGSAATRQEAAIIGDEVEALYTNGPAGGGGARKTVHSVVSVKSCSVDRRIIEESVNVEFVNGSPVGPVPGSITDNGPAARGMGGNE, from the coding sequence GTGGGAGCCGGCGCCGGATTCGCCGGGGATCGTCTCGACCCCGCGATTGCCTTGGCCGAGCACGGCAAGCTCGACTTCCTCGTCTTCGAACTCCTCGGCGAGCGGACTGTCGCCGCTGCTCAGCGACGCGAGCGAGAGACCGCGGATACCGGCTTCGATCCGACCTTGGTCGAGCGCATCCGGTCAGTGGCCGGCCACTGCTTCGCCAACGGCACCCGCATCGTGACCAACGGCGGTGCCGCGAATCCGCGGGCTGCTGCTCATGCCGTCGCCGAGGTGGTTCGAGAGTTGGATATCAACCTGCCCGTTGCCTATGTCACCGGGGATGACGTCCTTGGCATCGTCAACGATGAGGATCCGCTGACCTGGGAGACGGGGCAGCCGGCATCCGCCTCCGACGGCGAACTGATTTCGGCCAATGCCTACCTGGGTGCCGAGCCGATTCGGCGTGCTCTGGACTCCGGTGCGCGCATCGTCATCACCGGTCGTGTCGCAGATCCCTCGCTCTATGTCGGCGCTCTGGCACACTACTTCGGCTGGGACCACGGCGATGCCGATCTCATCGGCCGTGCCACGGTCATCGGGCATCTGCTCGAATGCGCCGGTCAGGTGACCGGCGGCTACTTCGCCGACCCGGTGACGAAGCCTGTTGCCGGCCTCGCCCGTCTCGGGTTCCCCTTCGCCGATGTCGACGCCGATGCGCAGGCTCTCCTGAGCAAACTCAAGGGTTCGGGCGGCGAAGTCACCACGCGCACCTGCACCGAACAGCTCCTCTACGAGGTCGCCGACCCCAGCGCCTATATCACCCCCGATGTCATCGCGGACTTCTCCCGGGTGAGCTTCGAAGAGGTCGGCGACGACCAGGTACGTGTGAGCGGGGGGACGGGATCACCTCGGCCCAGAGACCTCAAGGTCACTCTCGGCTACAACTCCGGGTGGCAGGGCGAAGGACAGATCAGCTACTCCGGACTCCGGTCGAAGGAACGGGCCGAGTTGGCGGCGGCGATCGTCCTCGAGCGCCTCGAAGATCTCTACGATGTCGATCCCGAGTCGGTGTTCGTCGAATACATCGGAATGGCCGCGGCCTTCCGCGGTCTGGTCAAGGTCGATGACCCCGCCGAGGTGCGTCTGCGCATCGTCGGAAGCGCAGCGACCCGGCAGGAGGCTGCGATCATCGGTGATGAGGTCGAGGCGCTCTACACCAACGGTCCGGCCGGCGGTGGTGGTGCCCGGAAGACCGTGCACAGCGTCGTCTCGGTCAAGTCGTGCAGTGTGGATCGAAGGATTATCGAGGAGTCGGTGAACGTCGAGTTCGTCAACGGATCGCCGGTAGGACCGGTGCCCGGCAGCATCACTGACAATGGCCCGGCCGCCAGAGGAATGGGAGGAAACGAATGA
- a CDS encoding AtuA-related protein, producing the protein MTTIDELASVRTGDKGDTLILGVIAHDQSAYSRLDQELSAERVALHFGLDAQTVTRSELPTLHSFSFELTGLLGGGVTGSPNLDGHGKTMSYHLLTLEV; encoded by the coding sequence ATGACCACCATCGACGAACTCGCGTCGGTACGCACCGGAGACAAAGGCGATACCCTCATCCTCGGCGTCATCGCCCATGACCAGTCCGCGTATAGCCGCCTCGATCAGGAGCTCAGCGCTGAACGCGTTGCCCTCCACTTCGGCCTCGACGCGCAGACTGTCACTCGCAGTGAGTTGCCGACTCTGCACTCCTTCAGCTTCGAACTCACCGGGCTGCTCGGCGGCGGAGTCACCGGCTCTCCCAACCTCGACGGGCACGGAAAGACCATGAGCTACCACCTGCTCACGCTCGAAGTCTGA
- a CDS encoding endo alpha-1,4 polygalactosaminidase, which produces MELPPAGGLPDYQLGGAYEPTEDVSIVARDKSDEPAPGRYSICYVNGFQTQPDELEAWDSDLLLSKGGNPLVDPEWPDEVLIDTSTGDKREKVFDTVSPWIRECAAAGFDAIEFDNFDSFTRAQKAIDIEDNAALASSYAELSHRLGLAVGQKNAAEFSRTLHDEVGFDFAVAEECSAFRECEEHSRVYGQAVIDIEYTDNLPRDWDEICEDPETPGSVVLRDRDLTVADSPKHIARHC; this is translated from the coding sequence GTGGAGCTTCCGCCGGCCGGGGGTCTCCCCGACTACCAGCTCGGCGGCGCGTACGAGCCGACCGAGGACGTCAGCATCGTTGCGCGTGACAAATCAGACGAACCCGCCCCTGGTCGCTACTCGATCTGCTACGTCAACGGCTTTCAGACGCAGCCTGATGAACTCGAGGCCTGGGACTCTGATCTGCTGCTGTCCAAAGGCGGCAATCCGCTTGTCGATCCCGAGTGGCCCGATGAAGTTCTGATCGACACGTCGACCGGTGACAAACGTGAGAAGGTCTTCGACACTGTCAGTCCGTGGATACGCGAGTGCGCAGCGGCAGGCTTCGATGCCATCGAGTTCGACAATTTCGACTCGTTCACCCGGGCACAGAAGGCAATCGACATCGAAGACAATGCGGCTCTTGCAAGTTCCTACGCTGAGCTCTCTCATCGCCTCGGCCTCGCCGTCGGACAGAAGAACGCCGCAGAATTCTCACGCACCCTGCACGACGAGGTCGGCTTCGACTTTGCCGTCGCCGAAGAGTGCTCTGCTTTCCGAGAGTGCGAGGAACACAGTCGCGTCTACGGACAGGCGGTCATCGACATCGAATACACCGACAATCTCCCTCGCGACTGGGACGAGATCTGCGAAGACCCCGAGACACCGGGTTCAGTCGTACTTCGCGACCGCGACCTCACTGTCGCCGACAGCCCGAAGCACATCGCTCGCCACTGCTGA
- a CDS encoding LysR family transcriptional regulator, translated as MVINLAMYHLRTIEALHRLRSFTLAAEDMQISQPAVSRALAEAERRIGGRLFDRSTRSVVPTRLGEEVSAHASMAVATYDEALDRISRHMNGDDGVVRVACLPSVTATLLPSVISDFRRDLPQVGLKIHDEPQENVAEKILNGTVDLGILALDSSIPAELEVEGVASDRLVAIMPVGHRLAHRDELDWSDFAREKFIGFDAVTSIGPLVTHAFAKHDVDVDIVQTARSIPAVGGLVSAGLGVSVVPEMVVPLVKFEGIESVPIAPVIERTLVVVHRKRGPLPAVVERFRQSLLS; from the coding sequence ATGGTTATCAATCTGGCGATGTACCACCTGCGCACGATCGAGGCGCTGCACCGGCTGCGGAGCTTCACTCTCGCCGCCGAGGACATGCAGATCTCTCAACCTGCCGTCAGCAGGGCGCTGGCCGAAGCCGAACGGCGCATCGGCGGCAGACTCTTCGATCGCAGCACACGCTCGGTCGTGCCGACTCGTTTGGGCGAGGAGGTCTCCGCTCATGCCTCGATGGCCGTCGCCACCTACGATGAGGCGCTTGATCGAATCTCTCGGCACATGAATGGTGATGACGGGGTTGTGCGGGTGGCATGCCTGCCCTCGGTGACGGCGACGCTGCTTCCCTCCGTGATCTCTGACTTCCGACGCGATTTGCCGCAGGTGGGTCTGAAGATCCATGACGAGCCGCAGGAGAACGTGGCCGAGAAGATCCTCAACGGCACAGTCGATCTGGGAATTCTGGCACTCGACTCCAGCATCCCGGCCGAGCTTGAAGTCGAAGGGGTTGCCTCAGACCGGTTGGTGGCGATCATGCCCGTTGGTCACCGACTCGCTCACCGGGATGAACTCGACTGGTCCGACTTCGCTCGCGAGAAATTCATCGGCTTCGACGCCGTGACCAGCATCGGACCCTTGGTCACCCACGCCTTCGCCAAGCACGATGTGGACGTGGACATCGTGCAGACAGCGCGCAGCATCCCGGCCGTCGGAGGACTGGTTTCAGCGGGCCTGGGTGTCTCCGTCGTGCCAGAGATGGTCGTTCCATTGGTGAAGTTCGAGGGCATCGAAAGCGTACCGATCGCACCAGTCATCGAACGCACCTTAGTTGTCGTCCACCGCAAGCGCGGTCCACTCCCGGCCGTCGTCGAGCGGTTCCGCCAGAGCCTGCTGTCGTGA
- a CDS encoding sulfite exporter TauE/SafE family protein, whose product MDERAPPVTVLGLSILAFSIVAITVLLSAFVQGSTGMGFAMITAPVVSFIDPSLIPVMLLVLMIPLNFYVAARERADIHWHGVKWISVGRFAGTFFGLWILVIVNLHQLALLIGWSTLVAAVIALLAPKFTPNKPVLAIVGLITGVTETSTGIGGPPYALAYQHSPGPELRSTVAVCFLVGEVISLIVLAISGQVSGPVMLFTLAMLPFLAIGSFLSKYVHHRLDGPVLRYIVLGFAIISGAIVIIQS is encoded by the coding sequence GTGGATGAGCGAGCACCGCCCGTGACGGTCCTCGGCCTCTCGATCCTGGCCTTCTCCATCGTCGCGATCACTGTGCTGCTCTCTGCCTTCGTGCAGGGCTCGACGGGCATGGGCTTCGCGATGATCACAGCCCCGGTCGTGAGCTTCATCGACCCGAGCCTCATCCCCGTGATGCTGCTGGTGCTGATGATCCCGCTCAACTTCTACGTTGCCGCTAGAGAGCGAGCCGACATCCACTGGCACGGGGTGAAATGGATCAGCGTGGGCCGTTTCGCCGGCACGTTCTTCGGGCTCTGGATCCTCGTCATCGTCAACCTTCACCAACTCGCCCTGCTCATCGGCTGGTCGACGCTGGTGGCGGCAGTCATCGCGCTCCTGGCACCGAAATTCACCCCGAACAAGCCAGTCCTGGCCATCGTCGGACTCATCACCGGCGTCACCGAGACCTCGACGGGCATCGGCGGACCGCCCTACGCCCTGGCCTACCAGCACAGTCCCGGCCCGGAGCTGCGGTCAACGGTGGCCGTGTGCTTCCTCGTCGGAGAGGTCATCTCCCTCATCGTGTTGGCCATCAGCGGGCAGGTGAGTGGGCCCGTCATGCTCTTCACCCTCGCAATGCTGCCCTTCCTGGCCATCGGATCCTTCCTGTCCAAGTACGTTCACCACCGCCTCGACGGCCCCGTGCTGCGCTACATCGTCCTCGGATTCGCGATCATCTCCGGCGCCATCGTCATCATCCAGTCCTGA
- a CDS encoding VOC family protein, producing MSAIFNHTIIAAADPAESAQFYVDILEAEHTQSWGLFANIMLDEGVMLQFASPPPNFEIQPVHMAFICTDDHFDRAVALLDERGLDYWADPQRKRLHETNTEHEGRGVYFLDPSGMYLELITKPYL from the coding sequence ATGTCAGCAATCTTCAATCACACCATCATCGCCGCCGCCGATCCGGCGGAATCGGCTCAGTTCTATGTCGACATCCTCGAGGCCGAGCACACTCAGTCGTGGGGACTCTTCGCCAACATCATGCTCGACGAGGGCGTGATGCTGCAGTTCGCATCTCCCCCGCCGAACTTCGAAATCCAGCCCGTGCATATGGCCTTCATCTGCACGGATGATCATTTCGACCGTGCGGTGGCGCTGTTGGACGAACGTGGCCTCGATTACTGGGCAGATCCGCAACGGAAGCGCCTGCACGAGACGAACACCGAGCACGAGGGGCGAGGCGTGTACTTCCTGGACCCTTCGGGCATGTACCTGGAGCTCATCACGAAGCCATACCTGTGA
- a CDS encoding methyltransferase domain-containing protein: MTSLPLTPTSAATGQLNCHYFNDGLCHSCTFIETPHHDQVADKEAWCAEVLADHSPDSWLPAAVGADRDFRNRAKLAVGGATGAVTMGILDQDFHGVDLRECGIQAPQIRAVIPTIADFLNGTGLAPYDVKARRGELKFVHVTAAPSGDLMIRFVVRSQHGLDVLRSRRDRLMELIPTATVISVNLLPEHKAVLEGSREEMLLGDSLRMNLDRVDLHLRPQSFFQTNTEVAIGLYNQVAEWVDEIAPASLWDLYCGVGGFALYCAEATDQQISRKVTGVELSEQAIESAKISAGELGFESRTGAGVEFIAADATEFAESNLGTAERPDCVIVNPPRRGIGSRLSAALEESGIEHVVYSSCNPLTLAKDLDRMPSYTVERARVFDMFPHTKHLEVAVVLKRH; encoded by the coding sequence ATGACATCATTGCCCCTCACCCCCACCTCGGCGGCTACCGGGCAATTGAACTGCCACTATTTCAACGATGGACTGTGCCACTCCTGCACCTTCATCGAGACGCCCCACCACGATCAGGTGGCGGACAAAGAGGCCTGGTGCGCCGAGGTGCTGGCCGACCACTCCCCCGATTCCTGGTTGCCGGCGGCCGTCGGCGCCGACCGCGACTTCCGCAATCGCGCGAAGCTTGCTGTGGGCGGTGCGACCGGCGCTGTCACCATGGGCATCCTGGATCAGGACTTCCACGGCGTCGACCTGCGCGAGTGCGGAATCCAAGCCCCGCAGATCCGCGCGGTCATCCCGACGATCGCGGACTTCCTCAACGGCACCGGGCTTGCGCCCTATGACGTCAAAGCGCGCCGAGGTGAGCTGAAGTTCGTCCACGTCACCGCGGCTCCGTCGGGGGACCTCATGATCCGGTTCGTCGTCCGCTCCCAGCACGGACTCGACGTGCTGCGCTCCAGACGCGACCGGCTCATGGAGCTGATTCCCACAGCGACTGTCATCTCCGTCAATCTGCTACCCGAGCATAAGGCCGTGCTCGAGGGCAGCCGCGAGGAGATGCTGCTCGGTGACTCGCTGCGCATGAATCTCGATCGGGTCGACCTGCACCTGCGTCCGCAGTCCTTCTTCCAGACGAACACCGAGGTGGCGATCGGTCTCTACAACCAGGTCGCTGAGTGGGTCGATGAGATTGCGCCGGCCTCACTGTGGGATCTGTACTGCGGAGTCGGTGGGTTCGCGCTGTACTGTGCGGAGGCGACTGACCAGCAGATCTCGCGCAAGGTCACCGGCGTGGAGCTCAGCGAGCAGGCCATCGAATCGGCAAAGATCAGCGCCGGCGAACTCGGCTTCGAATCTCGAACGGGTGCCGGCGTCGAGTTCATCGCCGCTGATGCCACAGAATTCGCCGAGTCGAACCTTGGCACAGCCGAACGACCGGATTGCGTGATCGTCAATCCACCTCGGCGAGGGATCGGGTCCAGGCTGTCGGCAGCACTCGAGGAATCCGGGATCGAACACGTCGTCTATTCGAGCTGCAATCCGCTCACTCTCGCCAAGGACCTCGACCGGATGCCCAGCTACACGGTCGAGCGGGCGCGAGTCTTCGACATGTTCCCGCACACGAAGCACCTCGAGGTCGCGGTGGTGCTGAAACGTCACTAA
- a CDS encoding BCCT family transporter, whose protein sequence is MTMMDNHVPEPEPDPGTDPGSEADSEPDPAASTTDTAQAESQEAADSAQHSNIGSVFYWSVAFVIAFVLWAAISPESLGTIMTTAMTAVSSGFGWIYLVVPFAAIVMLVWFAASRFGRLRLGSADSRPEYSTFAWLAMVLAAVMGIGLVSYGVAEPMSHFMVPPHGLAEPETMDAAVRAMQFSYLDWGFQAWAIFGVFGLAIGYSTHRKGRPALVSTMLRPVLGRFVDGWVGKFIDILTIIATLFGTTTSLGLGASQIGEGLKVVFGVDATLTLQVVVIGVLTLLFTGSALSGVGRGIKYVSQITLTMATILGLFVFITGPSGFVANLFVRSVGSFAGDFLQLSFMTPSSAADSEWMLGWTYFMMAWWLSWSAFVGIFLAKISKGRTIRQFVAGVLLVPSAVFFLWFTIMGGSAIKLDMGGAKIGEATSANLDTAFFSLLEELPLTLLASIFTIIMVILFFVSSADSNTFVLSSLSSRGSFEPNRPVIATWGFLTGACAIVLLLLGGLQALQQAAMLSAVPFTVIVVVLGIALIKELKSDHQIVEEIAREKRVLGL, encoded by the coding sequence ATGACGATGATGGACAACCACGTACCCGAACCGGAGCCTGACCCCGGGACTGACCCCGGATCTGAAGCCGACTCGGAGCCTGACCCCGCGGCAAGCACTACCGATACCGCACAGGCAGAATCACAGGAAGCCGCCGACTCCGCTCAGCACAGCAATATCGGCAGCGTCTTCTACTGGTCGGTGGCCTTCGTCATCGCCTTTGTGCTCTGGGCCGCGATCTCACCTGAGAGCCTGGGCACCATCATGACCACAGCGATGACCGCCGTGTCATCGGGCTTCGGCTGGATCTACCTCGTCGTGCCATTCGCCGCGATCGTCATGCTCGTGTGGTTCGCCGCCAGCAGATTCGGCCGTCTTCGGCTCGGGTCAGCGGATTCGAGGCCAGAGTACAGCACCTTCGCCTGGCTGGCGATGGTCTTGGCCGCGGTCATGGGCATCGGCCTCGTCAGCTACGGTGTGGCCGAACCGATGTCGCACTTCATGGTCCCACCACATGGCCTGGCAGAGCCGGAGACCATGGACGCCGCGGTCCGGGCAATGCAGTTCTCCTACCTCGACTGGGGCTTCCAAGCCTGGGCCATCTTCGGAGTCTTCGGCCTGGCCATCGGCTATTCCACACACCGGAAAGGTCGGCCGGCTCTCGTCTCGACGATGCTGCGCCCAGTGCTCGGTCGCTTCGTCGACGGCTGGGTCGGCAAGTTCATCGACATCCTCACCATCATCGCCACCCTGTTCGGAACGACAACGTCGCTGGGCCTCGGCGCCTCTCAGATCGGCGAAGGCCTCAAAGTCGTGTTCGGCGTCGACGCCACCCTGACTCTGCAGGTCGTCGTCATCGGTGTGCTGACGCTGCTCTTCACCGGCTCGGCTCTGTCCGGCGTCGGCCGTGGCATCAAATACGTCTCCCAGATCACCCTGACCATGGCGACCATCCTCGGCCTGTTCGTCTTCATCACCGGGCCCAGCGGCTTCGTCGCCAATCTGTTCGTACGCTCGGTCGGTTCCTTCGCCGGCGACTTCCTGCAGCTGAGTTTCATGACGCCTTCCAGCGCTGCAGACAGCGAATGGATGCTCGGCTGGACCTACTTCATGATGGCCTGGTGGCTGTCATGGAGCGCCTTCGTCGGAATCTTCCTGGCCAAGATCTCCAAGGGCCGAACGATCCGCCAGTTCGTCGCCGGTGTGCTGCTCGTTCCAAGCGCCGTGTTCTTCCTCTGGTTCACCATTATGGGCGGGTCCGCGATCAAGCTCGACATGGGCGGAGCGAAGATCGGTGAGGCGACGTCTGCCAATCTCGACACCGCATTCTTCAGTCTGCTCGAGGAACTCCCGCTCACGCTTCTGGCCTCGATCTTCACCATCATCATGGTGATCCTGTTCTTCGTCTCCTCTGCTGACTCGAACACCTTCGTGCTCAGTTCGCTGTCCTCGCGAGGTTCGTTCGAGCCGAACCGGCCAGTCATCGCCACCTGGGGCTTCCTCACCGGCGCCTGTGCGATCGTGCTGCTCCTCCTCGGCGGACTCCAGGCTCTGCAACAGGCGGCGATGCTCTCTGCTGTGCCATTCACCGTCATCGTCGTCGTCCTCGGAATCGCTCTGATCAAGGAGCTGAAGAGCGACCACCAGATCGTCGAAGAGATCGCCCGCGAAAAGCGCGTGCTCGGGCTCTGA
- a CDS encoding CitMHS family transporter, translated as MLSLIGYVSMLVILALLLMQKVSPIVALAGVPIVAALIAGNSPSQVSEFALAGITSVASVVVMFVFAIVFFGILRHVGFFDPIIDKIIRFGGSSPKTVALATTLLATVAHLDGAGATTFLITIPAMLPIYQRLGMSRLTLTACVGLGAGAMNTLPWGGPTARAAATVGVEANEVWTPLIPAQIVGVIAALGVAWFLGSREAKRIAKGKPSEFAEAVHTHDANQTTRSSGADDVGAQTTSVMVDSNARGTASGATGSSAVTGDGASDAGKADAVVEKDHRNIPLWVNGLILLATLVVLMWGIVSPAIAFLVATILALIINFRGLENQSRQFDISAKSAMLMASTLLAAGVLLGVLDESGMIESMADSAVHVLPAGIMPILPIVVAVLGVPMSLFFGPDAYYFGVLPVLSAVGSNYGIDPVVLAQASVIGQETLGFPISPLTGSFYLLVGLANVPIGKHILGLIGWAWLVSIIVLIAAIVIGVIPLWVA; from the coding sequence GTGCTTTCACTCATTGGATACGTATCAATGCTGGTGATCCTCGCTCTGCTGCTCATGCAGAAGGTCTCACCCATCGTTGCACTGGCCGGAGTCCCGATCGTCGCGGCTCTCATCGCAGGCAACTCACCGTCCCAAGTCAGCGAATTCGCATTGGCCGGCATCACCAGTGTCGCCAGTGTCGTCGTGATGTTCGTGTTCGCGATCGTCTTCTTCGGCATTCTGCGCCACGTCGGATTCTTCGACCCGATCATCGACAAGATCATCAGATTCGGCGGTTCGTCACCGAAGACGGTCGCCCTGGCAACGACGCTGCTGGCCACGGTCGCCCATCTGGATGGCGCGGGCGCGACCACGTTCCTCATCACCATTCCGGCTATGCTGCCGATCTACCAACGTCTGGGCATGAGCCGCCTGACGCTGACAGCATGTGTGGGTCTCGGCGCGGGTGCCATGAATACGCTCCCCTGGGGTGGGCCGACCGCTCGCGCTGCGGCCACCGTCGGTGTCGAGGCGAATGAAGTGTGGACACCGCTGATCCCCGCTCAGATCGTCGGAGTCATCGCCGCGCTCGGCGTCGCCTGGTTCCTGGGCAGTCGCGAAGCCAAGCGCATCGCCAAGGGAAAGCCCTCCGAATTCGCCGAGGCGGTCCATACTCACGATGCCAACCAGACCACACGGTCCTCCGGTGCTGACGACGTAGGGGCACAGACCACCTCGGTGATGGTGGATTCCAACGCCCGCGGCACCGCCTCTGGTGCCACTGGCAGCTCTGCGGTCACTGGCGACGGAGCATCCGATGCTGGCAAGGCTGACGCCGTCGTCGAAAAGGACCACCGCAACATCCCGTTGTGGGTCAACGGCCTCATCCTGCTCGCGACTCTCGTGGTGCTGATGTGGGGCATCGTCTCACCGGCCATCGCGTTCCTCGTAGCCACGATCCTCGCGCTCATCATCAACTTCCGCGGCCTGGAGAATCAGTCCCGGCAGTTCGACATCAGCGCCAAATCAGCCATGCTCATGGCCAGCACGCTGTTGGCTGCAGGGGTCCTCCTCGGCGTCCTCGATGAAAGCGGAATGATCGAGTCGATGGCCGACTCCGCAGTCCACGTCCTGCCGGCCGGGATCATGCCGATCCTGCCCATCGTCGTCGCGGTGCTCGGCGTGCCCATGAGCCTGTTCTTCGGCCCCGACGCCTACTACTTCGGCGTCCTGCCCGTCCTGTCCGCGGTGGGTTCGAACTACGGCATCGATCCGGTCGTCCTCGCACAGGCCTCTGTCATCGGGCAGGAGACCCTCGGGTTCCCCATCAGCCCTCTGACCGGGTCGTTCTATCTGCTGGTCGGGTTGGCGAACGTCCCGATCGGCAAGCACATCCTCGGCCTCATCGGCTGGGCCTGGCTGGTCAGTATCATCGTGCTCATCGCCGCAATCGTGATCGGAGTGATTCCCCTGTGGGTAGCTTGA